One window of the Triticum dicoccoides isolate Atlit2015 ecotype Zavitan chromosome 3B, WEW_v2.0, whole genome shotgun sequence genome contains the following:
- the LOC119279847 gene encoding pentatricopeptide repeat-containing protein At2g36240-like has protein sequence MAASRRLARKLPSIISKHQRLISPEIETLEETPEISTSPASIPLDPSLPLLPLAVSHLSPPSPLPLAASRRLPSLRRLLQLVLSRPCPCADDSIFACPDLLPTFRKAILAFATSGDIPAASEALASLRRAADSPLPAEFYNIILHALARLHRHNDAIRFYGEMTSVHRVVPDAYTFNILINSSCRVEGVDSAMRWFEEMRHRSCAPTGVSFNTLMRGFFREGRYKEGLKVAHEMLQLGSGLSVASMQILIGGLCRGGEALKAAEVFQEFLVDAVVPEGFDCLDLVESLCHVGRVDKAVEVVELVLERNMASCLSVPAGVTVLDCLMKAGKLDDVCRLMGRMVGEGIVPDTISCNFIFEALCEAGRTSNANKLRILAKEKGFQADGVTYSMLVQGFGRQGRVKEGEAVLDEMLDLGFIPNIVAYNRLLDSLHVRRSLQ, from the exons ATGGCCGCCTCCCGCCGCCTGGCGCGGAAGCTCCCCTCCATCATCTCCAAGCACCAGCGCCTCATCTCGCCGGAGATCGAAACCCTGGAGGAGACCCCCGAAATCTCCACCTCGCCCGCCTCCATCCCCCTCGACCCCTCCCTGCCGCTCCTCCCGCTCGCCGTCTCCCACCTCTCGCCGCCGAGCCCCCTCCC CCTCGCGGCCTCCCGCCGCCTCCCCTCGCTGCGGCGCCTCCTCCAGCTCGTCCTCTCCCGCCCCTGCCCCTGCGCCGACGACTCCATCTTCGCCTGCCCCGACCTCCTCCCGACCTTCCGCAAGGCCATCCTCGCCTTCGCCACCTCCGGCGACATCCCCGCGGCGTCTGAGGCCCTCGCGTCCCTCCGCCGCGCCGCGGACTCGCCCCTCCCCGCCGAGTTCTACAACATCATCCTCcacgccctggcccgtctccaccgCCACAACGAcgccatccgcttctacggcgagatgaCCAGCGTCCACCGCGTCGTCCCGGATGCCTACACCTTCAACATACTCATCAACAGCTCCTGCCGTGTCGAAGGCGTCGATTCCGCCATGCGGTGGTTTGAGGAGATGCGGCACCGGAGCTGTGCGCCGACTGGTGTGAGCTTCAATACTCTTATGCGCGGGTTCTTCAGAGAGGGCAGGTACAAGGAAGGCCTTAAGGTTGCTCACGAGATGCTGCAGCTTGGGTCCGGGCTGTCGGTTGCTTCCATGCAGATTTTGATCGGTGGGCTGTGCCGTGGAGGCGAGGCTTTGAAGGCAGCagaggtgtttcaggagtttttgGTGGATGCAGTGGTGCCGGAAGGGTTTGATTGCTTGGATCTTGTTGAATCTCTGTGCCATGTTGGGAGGGTAGACAAAGCAGTGGAAGTGGTGGAGTTGGTATTGGAGAGGAACATGGCATCCTGCTTGAGTGTCCCTGCTGGCGTAACGGTTCTGGATTGCTTGATGAAGGCGGGGAAGCTGGATGATGTGTGCCGGTTGATGGGAAGGATGGTTGGGGAGGGGATTGTACCAGATACCATTTCTTGTAACTTTATCTTCGAGGCACTTTGTGAAGCTGGGCGGACTTCTAATGCAAACAAGCTGAGGATTCTGGCTAAGGAGAAAGGTTTTCAGGCTGATGGTGTGACTTATAGCATGCTGGTGCAGGGGTTTGGTAGACAGGGAAGGGTGAAGGAAGGCGAGGCTGTGTTGGATGAAATGCTTGATTTAGGGTTTATACCTAACATTGTGGCTTACAATAGGCTTCTTGATAGCTTACACGTGCGGAGATCTTTGCAATAA
- the LOC119279848 gene encoding MDIS1-interacting receptor like kinase 2-like, translating to MANSASLCRWTYITCDSARHIKELSIFKASLNGTLDEFDFSAFPQLKSLYLLDTGLYGTIPAGIGNLTSLVMLEIHRSPYLRGAIPRSIGQLKHLALLHLTFLGLNGTLPEEIGNLTKLEKLELHSVTLTGSIPPTIGMLGKLQELRLVGNNLTGSIPMEIGNMTQLQIMELESNYLEGQLPGTIFHLVKLLFMTLSENQLVGTISPELGNSSLWDIDIAHNNFSGLFPPSICVAGKLSAVSAGHNGFTGIHRQTFQNCTTLELVDFTANNIVAELSDCFSEHPEQLKTMSFSQNQVHGTLLTDRGEDFLCNCTHLHLLDLSNNALHGGLSKCFWKLQYLQFLDLSSNSFSGVVPFSSTCQDYLKYLLLANDNFTGTFSLGLKKCRNLTTLDLGGNSFSGMAGIDLSGNSLSQEIPHGLTSLLGLRYLNLSGNRLSGYIPGDIGNLVLLESLDLSRNQLRGEIPQGFADLKSISALNLSNNMLSGRIPMGDQLRTLDDPSIYNNNLGLCGSPSEDCLSSSTPTQAETSLDEDREALWFYCFVAAGFISGFWLYMGFLFRSETWRYSFYQYVDSMQDTKLHFVVPGQRA from the exons ATGGCCAACTCCGCCAGCCTTTGCAGGTGGACGTACATCACTTGCGACTCGGCCAGGCACATCAAAGAGCTCAGCATTTTCAAAGCAAGTCTGAATGGCACACTTGACGAGTTCGACTTCTCCGCCTTTCCCCAGCTGAAGAGTCTCTACCTGTTAGACACTGGTCTGTACGGAACAATTCCAGCAGGGATTGGCAACCTGACGAGTTTGGTCATGTTGGAGATTCACAGAAGCCCATATTTGAGGGGCGCCATTCCACGCAGCATTGGCCAGCTGAAGCACCTTGCTCTACTGCATCTAACCTTTTTGGGCCTCAATGGCACGCTGCCTGAAGAGATTGGTAACTTGACGAAGTTGGAGAAGCTCGAGCTGCACTCCGTTACTTTGACTGGATCAATCCCACCAACAATTGGGATGCTTGGGAAGCTCCAGGAGCTGAGACTGGTAGGTAACAATCTTACAGGGAGCATACCAATGGAGATTGGAAACATGACACAACTGCAAATCATGGAGCTGGAATCTAACTATTTGGAAGGGCAGCTGCCAGGTACCATCTTTCATCTGGTAAAACTCCTGTTTATGACTCTGTCAGAAAATCAGCTGGTAGGTACCATCTCCCCGGAGCTTGGGAATAGCAGCCTCTGGGATATCGATATTGCACACAACAACTTCTCTGGGTTGTTCCCACCATCCATTTGCGTAGCAGGAAAGCTGAGTGCGGTCAGTGCTGGACACAATGGGTTTACGGGTATTCACCGTCAGACATTTCAAAACTGCACAACCCTTGAACTGGTTGACTTCACGGCAAACAACATTGTTGCAGAGCTAAGTGACTGTTTTAGTGAGCATCCAGAACAGCTTAAAACCATGTCTTTCAGTCAAAACCAGGTGCATGGCACGCTTCTGACGGATCGTGGTGAGGATTTCCTTTGTAATTGTACTCATTTACACTTACTAGACCTATCAAACAATGCCttac ATGGAGGTCTTTCCAAGTGTTTCTGGAAATTACAATATTTGCAATTCCTGGATCTGTCTAGCAACTCTTTCAGTGGTGTAGTTCCGTTCTCGAGCACATGTCAAGATTATCTTAAATATCTACTCCTAGCCAATGACAATTTTACAGGAACCTTTTCTCTAGGTCTTAAGAAATGCAGAAACCTTACTACTCTAGATCTTGGAGGCAATAGTTTTTCTG GCATGGCCGGTATCGACTTGTCTGGAAACTCTCTATCACAGGAGATCCCACATGGGCTTACAAGCCTTCTTGGACTCAGGTACCTGAACTTATCAGGAAATCGTCTGTCAGGCTATATTCCTGGAGACATTGGCAATCTGGTACTGCTGGAATCCTTGGACCTTTCTCGGAACCAACTCAGGGGGGAAATTCCTCAAGGCTTTGCAGATTTGAAGAGCATAAGCGCTCTGAACCTCTCAAACAACATGTTATCAGGGAGGATACCTATGGGTGATCAGCTGCGGACACTCGATGACCCGTCAATATACAACAATAATCTTGGGTTATGCGGATCTCCGTCGGAAGACTGCTTAAGCTCGTCAACACCAACGCAAGCTGAAACGAGTCTGGATGAAGATAGAGAGGCACTGTGGTTTTATTGCTttgtggctgctgggtttatctctGGGTTCTGGCTATACATGGGCTTCTTGTTTCGCAGCGAGACATGGAGGTATTCGTTCTATCAGTATGTGGACAGCATGCAAGATACGAAGCTGCATTTCGTGGTTCCAGGTCAAAGGGCctga